In one Sphingomonas sp. AP4-R1 genomic region, the following are encoded:
- a CDS encoding sigma-54-dependent Fis family transcriptional regulator — translation MLAAWLSGVGLPVLRIDAAAPAARDAIRILDAGERAHARYRDLIVTIADGEPSYKPAANGHPAEIRFGMTDAAFGHALIAELIRPTDRPAAGEPESAAFLTLAARIAKSDATVLVLGETGTGKEGIARFIHASSKRSDGPFVAVNCAALPETMLEAMLFGHAKGSFTGAGNASDGLFRAADGGTLLLDEIAELPLPLQAKLLRALQEREVLPVGATKPVPINVRVIAAANRELAEEVAEGRFRADLYWRLNVMPLMLKPLAQRRLDVRAITATLLLRHMDADETFPWPTNAALDRLMAHGWPGNVRELENVLQRAMLFRRGDRIEADDLTIEAGTLAAAQQVRSMPKSARATAANNTSPVRLADAARSSEAVAIEEALEACGGHRLRAAERLGISERTLRYRLADLRRQAA, via the coding sequence ATGCTGGCAGCGTGGCTGTCGGGCGTGGGGCTTCCCGTCCTCCGGATCGATGCGGCGGCGCCCGCCGCCCGCGACGCGATCCGCATTCTGGACGCCGGCGAGCGCGCTCACGCCCGCTATCGCGACCTGATCGTCACGATCGCCGACGGCGAGCCCAGCTACAAGCCCGCCGCCAACGGCCACCCGGCCGAGATCCGGTTCGGCATGACGGACGCCGCTTTCGGCCATGCGCTGATCGCCGAACTGATTCGCCCGACCGACCGCCCCGCCGCGGGCGAGCCGGAAAGCGCCGCCTTCCTCACCCTCGCCGCGCGAATCGCCAAGAGCGACGCGACCGTCCTCGTCCTCGGCGAGACCGGCACCGGCAAGGAGGGCATCGCCCGCTTCATCCACGCTTCTTCCAAGCGCTCCGACGGCCCGTTCGTCGCGGTCAATTGCGCGGCGCTTCCCGAGACGATGCTGGAAGCGATGCTGTTCGGCCACGCCAAGGGGAGCTTCACCGGCGCCGGCAACGCATCCGACGGCCTGTTCCGCGCGGCCGACGGCGGCACGCTGCTGCTCGACGAGATCGCCGAACTGCCGCTGCCGCTGCAGGCCAAGCTGCTGCGCGCGCTGCAGGAGCGCGAGGTTCTCCCCGTCGGCGCGACCAAGCCCGTGCCGATCAACGTGCGCGTGATCGCCGCCGCCAACCGCGAGCTGGCCGAGGAAGTCGCCGAGGGCCGCTTCCGCGCCGATCTCTACTGGCGCCTCAACGTGATGCCGCTGATGCTGAAGCCGCTGGCGCAGCGCCGCCTGGACGTGCGCGCGATCACCGCGACCTTGCTGCTGCGCCACATGGATGCGGACGAAACCTTCCCCTGGCCGACCAACGCCGCGCTCGATCGCCTGATGGCGCATGGCTGGCCCGGCAATGTCCGCGAGCTGGAGAACGTGCTGCAGCGCGCGATGCTGTTCCGCCGGGGCGACCGGATCGAGGCCGACGACCTGACGATCGAGGCCGGCACGCTCGCCGCCGCGCAGCAGGTCCGCTCGATGCCGAAGTCGGCCCGCGCGACGGCCGCCAACAATACCTCGCCGGTGCGCCTGGCCGATGCCGCCCGCTCGTCGGAAGCGGTCGCGATCGAGGAAGCGCTGGAAGCCTGCGGCGGCCACCGCCTGCGCGCCGCCGAGCGGCTGGGGATCAGCGAGCGCACGCTCCGCTATCGCCTCGCCGATCTGCGCCGGCAGGCCGCATGA
- the fliE gene encoding flagellar hook-basal body complex protein FliE, with amino-acid sequence MTSITPSSLLAMRAAILQQNSALQKASGSAGVGGIGGAAPIGGVAPATDSTNATSFTGAMKNALESVNGLQSKAEAVTNSYERGETTDIAQVMLSREHASVGFQATLQVRNKLLSAYKDIMSMPV; translated from the coding sequence ATGACCAGCATCACCCCCTCCAGCCTGCTCGCGATGCGCGCGGCGATCCTGCAGCAGAACAGCGCGCTGCAGAAGGCGTCCGGTTCGGCCGGCGTCGGCGGTATCGGCGGCGCGGCGCCCATCGGCGGCGTGGCCCCGGCGACCGACTCGACGAACGCCACCAGCTTCACCGGCGCGATGAAGAACGCGCTGGAAAGCGTGAACGGCCTCCAGTCCAAGGCGGAAGCCGTCACCAATTCCTACGAGCGTGGCGAGACCACGGACATCGCCCAGGTCATGCTCTCCCGCGAGCATGCCTCGGTCGGCTTCCAGGCGACGCTGCAAGTCAGAAATAAACTTCTGTCCGCGTACAAGGACATCATGAGCATGCCGGTCTGA
- the fliF gene encoding flagellar basal-body MS-ring/collar protein FliF: MSDAALPVAASPRLPTAIPSGNVLERIRDFARQPAVAKSLPMVGIIGALAIAFAAWMTFATGPQRDLFAGLGDADKAAVADQLTSGGIKYQIDRSTGAVTVSENDYYRAKMLLAQAGLPKSAPDGDSVISSLPMGASRAVEGERLRGAREVDLARTIEAIDAVDNAKVHLAVEQPSVFVRDQTPAAASVMLRLRQGRALSDGQVQAIVNLVAASVPGLSPDHVSVVDQTGHLLSRQGGDPAGDRQLELQQRTEQRYIDAITKLLTPLVGADGFTTEVHTDLDFAEVQATRESYPKDTGGLKAEAGGWNKDQAGNTQAGGIPGAIANQPPTTAQVTPTPPAQVQPGAAPGTPGAAQAGTTAAADGGKTSETYNRTFELGREVSVTRNPVGTIRRLSVAVALKQGAKPRSVAELAQIEQLVKGAVGFDQQRGDQFALSSRTFADVAANDNAPKWYDASWVSIAARNGSALLIALLVFFGIAKPLMKRGGVGGGKAAKGAKAAKGAAGSAAGAGGTLDTSTPPSPEIQREIAAAIASEAAGDPSRPVTLDMIESAPGYSDRAALIRNFVRQDPARAALVVRDLIRADMPGAAQNG, encoded by the coding sequence ATGAGCGACGCAGCCCTCCCCGTCGCGGCCTCGCCGCGCCTTCCCACCGCCATTCCCTCGGGCAACGTGCTGGAGCGCATCCGAGACTTCGCGCGCCAGCCGGCCGTGGCCAAGAGCCTGCCGATGGTGGGCATCATCGGCGCGCTGGCGATCGCCTTCGCGGCGTGGATGACCTTCGCCACCGGCCCGCAGCGCGATCTGTTCGCGGGGCTGGGCGATGCGGACAAGGCCGCCGTCGCCGATCAGCTGACCAGCGGCGGGATCAAGTATCAGATCGATCGCAGCACGGGCGCCGTCACGGTGTCCGAAAACGATTATTACCGCGCCAAGATGCTGCTGGCCCAGGCCGGCCTGCCCAAGAGCGCGCCCGACGGCGACAGCGTGATCTCCTCGCTGCCGATGGGCGCGAGCCGCGCCGTGGAAGGCGAGCGTCTGCGTGGCGCCCGCGAAGTGGATCTGGCCCGCACGATCGAGGCGATCGACGCCGTGGACAATGCCAAGGTCCACCTCGCCGTGGAGCAGCCGAGCGTGTTCGTGCGCGATCAGACGCCCGCCGCCGCTTCGGTGATGCTGCGCCTGCGCCAGGGCCGCGCGCTCTCCGACGGACAGGTGCAGGCGATCGTCAATCTGGTCGCGGCTTCGGTGCCGGGCCTGTCGCCCGATCATGTCTCGGTCGTCGATCAGACCGGCCACCTGCTCTCGCGCCAGGGCGGCGACCCGGCCGGCGATCGCCAGCTGGAGCTGCAGCAGCGCACCGAGCAGCGCTATATCGATGCGATCACCAAGCTGCTGACGCCGCTGGTGGGCGCGGACGGCTTCACCACCGAAGTCCACACCGATCTGGACTTCGCCGAGGTGCAGGCCACGCGCGAAAGCTACCCCAAGGACACCGGCGGCCTGAAGGCCGAAGCCGGCGGCTGGAACAAGGACCAGGCCGGCAACACGCAGGCCGGCGGCATCCCCGGCGCCATCGCCAACCAGCCGCCGACGACGGCGCAGGTGACGCCGACTCCCCCGGCGCAGGTGCAGCCCGGTGCCGCCCCCGGCACCCCCGGTGCGGCGCAGGCCGGCACCACCGCGGCGGCCGACGGCGGCAAGACCAGCGAGACCTACAACCGCACGTTCGAGCTGGGCCGCGAGGTTTCGGTGACGCGCAATCCGGTCGGCACGATCCGGCGCCTGTCCGTGGCGGTCGCCCTGAAGCAGGGCGCCAAGCCCCGCAGCGTGGCGGAACTCGCCCAGATCGAGCAGCTCGTGAAGGGCGCGGTCGGCTTCGACCAGCAGCGCGGCGACCAGTTCGCGCTCTCCAGCCGGACCTTCGCCGACGTGGCCGCCAACGACAATGCGCCGAAATGGTACGATGCCTCGTGGGTTTCGATCGCTGCGCGCAACGGTTCGGCCCTGCTGATCGCGCTGCTCGTCTTCTTCGGCATCGCCAAGCCGCTGATGAAGCGCGGCGGCGTGGGTGGCGGCAAGGCGGCCAAGGGTGCGAAGGCCGCCAAGGGCGCGGCCGGCTCTGCAGCCGGTGCCGGCGGCACGCTCGACACGTCGACGCCGCCGAGCCCCGAAATCCAGCGCGAGATCGCCGCCGCCATCGCCTCCGAGGCGGCCGGCGACCCCAGCCGCCCGGTGACGCTCGACATGATCGAATCGGCCCCCGGTTACTCGGATCGCGCCGCCCTGATCCGCAACTTCGTCCGCCAGGATCCGGCGCGCGCCGCGCTCGTTGTTCGTGATCTCATCCGCGCCGACATGCCCGGCGCCGCGCAGAACGGATAA
- the fliG gene encoding flagellar motor switch protein FliG, which translates to MLLGEQEAAEVLGRLDPPEVEHLGGAMFHVADVSEREVNGVLDEFVNRAKSRTTIGYAADTQIKAMMERALGPERAGTILDRITPPTRGPSLDALKWMDPMTIAALIDGEHPQLIAVVLAHLEPPIAADVLQQMPEDIQPQLIHRVATLGPISSEALEDVERLLLRPVSQPKSGAATRRGGTSEAAQIVNNSRKAAESRILKALQKLDKNLARVIEDEMFVFDNLNALDDKSLGTLLRSVDSDILVVALKGAEERLKAKMFGCMSSRAAQSIQDSIADRGPMRLAEVQEAQKEMLSIARRLASDGTINLGGKDDDYV; encoded by the coding sequence ATGCTGCTGGGCGAGCAGGAAGCCGCCGAAGTTCTCGGCCGGCTCGATCCGCCCGAGGTGGAGCATCTGGGCGGGGCGATGTTCCACGTCGCCGACGTCTCCGAGCGCGAAGTGAACGGCGTGCTCGACGAATTCGTGAACCGCGCCAAATCGCGCACCACGATCGGCTATGCCGCCGACACGCAAATCAAGGCGATGATGGAGCGCGCACTCGGCCCCGAGCGCGCCGGCACCATCCTCGACCGCATCACGCCGCCGACGCGCGGGCCTTCGCTCGACGCGCTGAAGTGGATGGATCCGATGACGATCGCCGCTCTGATCGACGGCGAGCATCCGCAGCTGATCGCGGTGGTGCTGGCGCATCTGGAGCCGCCGATCGCGGCCGACGTGCTGCAGCAGATGCCGGAAGACATCCAGCCGCAGCTGATCCACCGCGTCGCCACGCTGGGGCCGATCAGCTCGGAAGCATTGGAAGATGTCGAGCGCCTGCTGCTGCGCCCCGTCTCGCAGCCCAAGTCCGGCGCCGCCACGCGCCGCGGCGGCACCAGCGAGGCCGCGCAGATCGTCAACAACAGCCGCAAGGCCGCCGAGAGCCGCATCCTGAAGGCGCTGCAGAAGCTGGACAAGAATCTGGCGCGCGTGATCGAGGACGAGATGTTCGTCTTCGACAATCTCAACGCGCTGGACGACAAGAGCCTCGGCACGCTGCTGCGCTCGGTCGACAGCGACATCCTCGTCGTCGCGCTCAAGGGAGCCGAGGAGCGGCTCAAGGCCAAGATGTTCGGCTGCATGTCCAGCCGCGCGGCGCAGTCGATCCAGGATTCGATCGCGGATCGCGGCCCGATGCGTCTGGCCGAAGTGCAGGAAGCGCAAAAGGAAATGCTCTCCATCGCCCGCCGCCTCGCCAGCGACGGCACGATCAACCTGGGCGGCAAGGACGACGATTATGTCTGA
- a CDS encoding FliH/SctL family protein, with amino-acid sequence MSDLAGLSDLSGAFGASFFADAQAVPVWTKPKATQFVARPTAMGGTFSAWASEPAAPSQTPEPQAGSDIDEIEAMRAEAYAAGFEEGHRTALTAYESEHAAFDRLAAALAGIQPEAPADLAALLSETVSRLVRQVVGEAAAIDGELLLERTHAVAALVTEDSGPARLRLNPADAARIDGLRPDLKLIADPAIAEGSVVAETASGWIEDGPAIRMEKLRTLLDAMSSRR; translated from the coding sequence ATGTCTGATCTGGCCGGTCTGTCCGATCTGTCCGGGGCCTTCGGCGCCTCCTTCTTCGCCGACGCGCAGGCCGTGCCGGTGTGGACCAAGCCCAAGGCGACGCAGTTCGTCGCGCGGCCGACGGCGATGGGCGGCACCTTCTCCGCCTGGGCCAGCGAACCGGCGGCGCCGTCGCAGACGCCCGAGCCGCAGGCGGGCAGCGACATCGACGAAATCGAGGCGATGCGCGCGGAAGCCTATGCGGCAGGCTTCGAGGAAGGCCATCGCACCGCGCTGACCGCGTATGAGAGCGAGCATGCCGCGTTCGATCGTCTGGCGGCCGCGCTCGCCGGTATCCAGCCCGAGGCGCCCGCCGATCTGGCGGCTCTGCTTTCCGAAACCGTCTCCCGCCTCGTGCGGCAGGTGGTGGGCGAAGCGGCCGCAATCGACGGCGAGCTGCTGCTGGAGCGCACCCATGCGGTCGCCGCGCTCGTCACCGAGGATAGCGGCCCCGCGCGCCTGCGCCTGAACCCTGCCGACGCGGCGCGCATCGACGGCCTGCGCCCGGACCTGAAGCTGATCGCAGACCCCGCCATCGCCGAGGGATCCGTCGTGGCGGAGACCGCCAGCGGCTGGATCGAGGACGGCCCCGCCATCCGCATGGAAAAGCTGCGCACCCTGCTGGATGCGATGAGCAGCCGCCGCTGA
- a CDS encoding GGDEF domain-containing protein, producing MNTLLGAMFAASFLVIAYLNPSVRGTRWMALSYGFGIMEPVSHLAVVLGADVATMKIVAPCTFLTGLALMAPALSIFHRKRPMWRMCAAIILCGLFYYGFVPRGPTDSFWHELSFQSFCAASMFLCAATVRRDAPGTRMNKALTIVFIVAGLHFLVKPAVAATVGTDGIDENYAASLYAVFSQSSGGVLLVAAGLLILISVLQSVVQANHAQAHTDPLTGLPNRRALYEAFQSLSGKPDVPALSIAIVDIDRFKAINDQLGHDRGDEVLRSVADCLQRTCLSPAIPARLGGEEFVVLLPGCDGEKAMLVCECIRLSIFRLSIHDLAAISVSIGLTGVLKGEDLTDALRRADRALYDAKHSGRNRCVSVPMEEKDGDRMPPALRKTLRPV from the coding sequence ATGAACACATTGCTCGGGGCGATGTTCGCGGCGAGCTTCCTGGTGATCGCCTATCTGAACCCTTCGGTCCGCGGCACCCGGTGGATGGCGCTCAGCTACGGCTTCGGCATCATGGAGCCGGTGTCGCATCTGGCGGTGGTGCTGGGCGCCGATGTCGCGACGATGAAGATCGTGGCACCCTGCACCTTCCTGACCGGCCTGGCCTTGATGGCGCCGGCCTTGTCCATCTTCCATCGCAAGCGGCCGATGTGGCGGATGTGCGCCGCGATCATCCTGTGCGGCCTGTTTTACTACGGCTTCGTCCCGAGGGGGCCGACGGACTCGTTCTGGCATGAGCTCTCGTTCCAGTCGTTTTGCGCGGCCAGCATGTTTCTGTGCGCCGCCACGGTGCGACGCGACGCGCCCGGAACCCGGATGAACAAGGCCCTGACGATCGTGTTCATCGTCGCCGGGCTCCATTTCCTCGTGAAGCCGGCCGTTGCCGCCACCGTGGGAACAGACGGGATTGACGAAAATTACGCCGCGTCGCTCTACGCCGTCTTCTCGCAGTCGAGCGGCGGCGTCTTGCTGGTGGCGGCCGGATTGCTCATCCTGATCTCCGTGCTGCAATCGGTCGTGCAGGCGAACCATGCTCAGGCGCACACCGATCCATTGACCGGACTGCCCAATCGCCGGGCGCTCTACGAAGCGTTCCAGTCGCTGAGCGGAAAACCCGATGTGCCAGCTCTTTCGATCGCGATCGTCGACATCGATCGCTTCAAGGCGATCAACGATCAGCTGGGCCATGATCGGGGCGATGAAGTGCTGCGATCGGTTGCGGACTGCCTTCAGAGGACCTGCCTTTCGCCGGCCATCCCGGCCCGGCTCGGCGGCGAGGAATTCGTGGTGCTGCTGCCCGGCTGCGATGGGGAGAAGGCCATGCTGGTCTGCGAATGCATCCGCCTGTCCATCTTCCGCCTGTCCATCCACGATCTGGCGGCCATCTCCGTCAGCATCGGCCTGACGGGCGTGTTGAAGGGCGAGGATCTGACGGACGCCCTGCGCCGGGCCGATCGGGCCCTGTACGACGCGAAACATTCAGGCCGGAACCGGTGTGTCTCCGTGCCGATGGAAGAGAAAGACGGGGATCGCATGCCCCCCGCCCTCCGGAAGACCCTGCGACCGGTGTGA
- a CDS encoding FliI/YscN family ATPase, translating into MQSSLAPTGPALTGIAAKAAQILEGIDIGHMSPRRIGRLASYDGLMLEATGFQEPVGSNARVIDADGRAALAEVVGFRGDRTLLMALDADAPHSAGARVEPDRRGTTVDVGEGLLGRVVDALGNPLDGMGPIITKGRWPLAGTRANPLDRARVTEPFDTGVRAINALLTAGVGQRIAIVAGSGVGKSVLMGQILAGAEADVIVVGLVGERSREVSDFLETKLGGEVRKKTAVVAVPADHPPILRLRAAMRATAIAEYFRDQGKRVLLLIDSLTRVAHAQREIGLSLGEPPTMKGYPPSALGLIPRLCERAGADSRTGGSITALYTVLADGDDTTDDPIVDTARAIVDGHIVLARSLAEQGVFPAIHVGKSLSRVMSDITPTEQQEAARTLRRLWSTYDENRDLILMGAYRQGSDPMIDAAIAHMPLILEFIRQGQKELITLNDSVTTLTANFGS; encoded by the coding sequence ATGCAAAGCTCCCTCGCCCCCACCGGCCCCGCCCTCACCGGCATCGCCGCCAAAGCCGCCCAGATCCTGGAAGGGATCGACATCGGCCATATGAGCCCGCGCCGGATCGGCCGGCTGGCTTCCTATGACGGGCTGATGCTGGAGGCGACGGGCTTTCAGGAGCCGGTCGGCTCCAACGCCCGCGTGATCGATGCGGACGGCCGCGCGGCTCTGGCCGAAGTGGTCGGCTTCCGGGGCGACCGCACCCTGCTGATGGCGCTCGACGCCGACGCCCCCCATTCGGCCGGCGCACGCGTGGAGCCCGATCGGCGCGGCACGACGGTGGACGTGGGCGAAGGCTTGCTCGGCCGCGTCGTCGATGCGCTCGGCAATCCGCTCGACGGGATGGGCCCGATCATCACCAAGGGCCGCTGGCCGCTGGCGGGCACGCGCGCCAATCCGCTCGACCGCGCGCGCGTGACCGAGCCGTTCGACACCGGCGTGCGCGCGATCAACGCCTTGCTCACGGCGGGCGTGGGCCAGCGTATCGCGATCGTCGCGGGCTCGGGCGTCGGCAAGTCCGTGCTGATGGGCCAGATCCTCGCCGGCGCCGAAGCCGACGTGATCGTCGTCGGCCTGGTCGGCGAGCGCAGCCGCGAAGTCTCCGACTTTCTCGAAACCAAGCTGGGTGGCGAAGTCCGCAAGAAGACCGCCGTGGTCGCGGTGCCCGCCGATCATCCGCCGATCCTGCGCCTGCGCGCCGCGATGCGCGCCACCGCCATCGCCGAATATTTCCGCGATCAGGGCAAGCGCGTGCTGCTGCTGATCGATTCGCTCACGCGCGTCGCCCATGCCCAGCGCGAGATCGGCCTGTCGCTGGGCGAGCCGCCGACGATGAAGGGCTATCCGCCCTCCGCGCTCGGCCTGATCCCGCGCCTGTGCGAACGCGCCGGCGCGGATTCGCGCACCGGCGGATCGATCACCGCGCTTTACACCGTGCTGGCCGATGGCGACGACACAACCGACGATCCCATCGTCGATACCGCGCGCGCGATCGTGGACGGGCATATCGTGCTGGCCCGCAGCCTGGCGGAGCAGGGCGTGTTTCCGGCCATTCATGTCGGCAAGTCACTGTCGCGCGTGATGTCCGACATCACCCCGACCGAACAGCAGGAGGCCGCGCGCACGCTGCGCCGGCTGTGGTCCACCTATGACGAGAATCGCGACCTGATCCTGATGGGCGCCTATCGCCAAGGATCCGATCCGATGATCGACGCGGCGATCGCGCACATGCCGCTGATCCTGGAATTCATCCGGCAGGGGCAAAAAGAACTCATTACGCTTAACGACTCGGTTACTACATTGACGGCAAACTTCGGCTCATGA
- a CDS encoding flagellar hook-length control protein FliK — MPDIAAALALPTAATTAAAKPGAIAGVLGAAAAKTESDAAASDPFAALLAAMTPGKDAETTTTPVPTVVNPAAAAAAAAGALATNAAAPTEETAVAEQDGDGTGDAPKDEDGGDTDKSEDPVLAIMLALAPPPALPTPVALTATAALPSDPKTADAPVAAVGTGTVARRAANAAAPTEAQEPEAAARQAGDAAQATQAAPVSSRFASLAARLFGSASPATPATTDAATAKPAPDATQGTATVIPQHLAALRNAAQREATAAPAAPSLQEAAIAIDRPRARTESTDPIASLLATPATQHAAQTQDATAATATATAPAADAHVTRELSMAHDGQWLDTLARDIAATAGKDGQLSFRLDPQHLGSLTVHISHSAEGASIRMTADTESARAMLADAQPRLAAEARAQGLTLRDSSVDMSGSNTGSQQQQAQSFAGLAQGQSQHRNPAPDQTFVNLNAREAEDAARGPEADARSDLYA; from the coding sequence ATGCCTGATATCGCCGCCGCCCTCGCTTTGCCGACCGCTGCCACGACCGCCGCCGCCAAGCCCGGTGCGATCGCCGGCGTTCTGGGAGCCGCCGCCGCGAAGACGGAAAGCGACGCCGCCGCCTCCGATCCGTTCGCGGCGCTGCTGGCCGCGATGACGCCCGGCAAGGATGCGGAGACGACGACGACGCCCGTGCCGACCGTCGTCAATCCGGCTGCAGCCGCCGCTGCGGCCGCAGGCGCCCTCGCCACGAATGCCGCCGCCCCCACCGAGGAAACGGCCGTTGCCGAACAGGATGGTGACGGGACGGGGGACGCGCCCAAGGACGAGGACGGCGGCGATACGGACAAGAGCGAGGATCCCGTTCTGGCGATTATGCTCGCGCTCGCCCCGCCGCCGGCCCTGCCGACGCCGGTCGCGCTGACGGCGACCGCCGCTTTGCCTTCCGATCCCAAAACGGCTGACGCGCCGGTCGCGGCCGTCGGCACGGGTACGGTCGCTCGGCGCGCCGCCAACGCGGCCGCTCCCACCGAGGCGCAGGAGCCCGAAGCCGCTGCCAGACAAGCCGGCGACGCCGCGCAGGCCACACAGGCCGCCCCCGTCTCATCCCGCTTCGCCTCGCTGGCCGCGCGCCTGTTCGGCAGCGCATCCCCGGCCACGCCCGCAACCACCGACGCGGCCACGGCCAAGCCCGCGCCCGATGCGACACAGGGCACCGCCACGGTGATCCCGCAGCATCTCGCCGCGCTCCGCAATGCGGCGCAGCGCGAGGCGACGGCGGCACCCGCCGCGCCGTCGCTGCAGGAGGCCGCGATTGCGATCGATCGCCCGCGCGCCCGCACCGAATCGACCGATCCGATCGCCTCGCTGCTCGCCACGCCGGCCACGCAGCACGCGGCGCAGACCCAGGATGCGACGGCGGCCACCGCCACCGCCACCGCTCCTGCCGCCGACGCGCACGTGACGCGCGAGCTTTCGATGGCGCACGACGGCCAGTGGCTCGACACGCTGGCGCGCGACATCGCCGCCACCGCCGGCAAGGACGGGCAGCTGAGCTTCCGCCTCGATCCGCAGCATCTCGGCAGCCTCACCGTCCATATCAGCCACTCGGCCGAGGGCGCCTCGATCCGCATGACCGCGGACACCGAGTCGGCGCGCGCGATGCTGGCCGACGCACAGCCGCGACTCGCCGCCGAAGCGCGCGCCCAGGGCCTTACCCTGCGCGATTCGAGCGTGGACATGAGCGGCTCCAACACCGGATCGCAGCAGCAGCAGGCGCAGTCTTTCGCGGGTCTGGCCCAGGGCCAGTCGCAGCATCGCAATCCGGCGCCGGATCAGACATTTGTTAACCTTAATGCGCGAGAAGCGGAGGATGCGGCGCGCGGCCCGGAGGCCGACGCCAGGTCCGATCTTTACGCGTAA
- the fliL gene encoding flagellar basal body-associated protein FliL → MSDAAAEPAPKKKGGLVKKLVLFGVLPLLLIGGGAGAGLWAAGRGMAGSAHEKKEDPNRPKLMLKSEDGHGEAAAEGGHEGGGEKSNISGGGGTPDTGPEPSNPDPSQYQATYYAMEQPFTSNLVDTDGFLQVGIGVSTFYDMKVINNLKAADMPVRSAILQVLSQQQAEVLNTPQGKTELRKQLRDAINTSLKQNQGFGGVGDVFFTSFIIQ, encoded by the coding sequence ATGAGCGATGCGGCGGCTGAGCCCGCGCCCAAGAAGAAGGGCGGTCTCGTCAAGAAGCTGGTGTTGTTCGGCGTGTTGCCGCTCCTCCTGATCGGCGGCGGCGCCGGGGCGGGCCTGTGGGCCGCCGGGCGCGGCATGGCCGGCAGCGCGCACGAAAAGAAGGAAGATCCGAATCGCCCGAAGCTGATGCTGAAGAGCGAGGACGGCCATGGCGAAGCCGCGGCCGAAGGCGGCCACGAAGGCGGCGGCGAGAAGAGCAACATCTCCGGCGGCGGCGGCACGCCCGATACGGGTCCCGAGCCGTCCAATCCCGATCCGTCGCAATATCAGGCCACCTATTACGCAATGGAGCAGCCGTTCACGTCCAATCTGGTCGATACGGACGGCTTCCTTCAGGTCGGCATCGGCGTTTCCACCTTCTATGACATGAAGGTGATCAACAATCTGAAGGCGGCGGACATGCCCGTCCGCTCGGCCATCCTGCAGGTGCTTTCGCAGCAGCAGGCGGAAGTGCTGAACACGCCGCAGGGCAAGACCGAGCTGCGCAAGCAGCTGCGCGACGCGATCAACACCTCGCTGAAGCAGAATCAGGGCTTTGGCGGCGTCGGCGACGTCTTCTTCACGAGCTTCATCATCCAATGA
- a CDS encoding flagellar motor switch protein FliM, with amino-acid sequence MTGADAGDPSGLESGDILSEGLEQAIAAATAARPAAEVRAFALGSDSFRPAERLTGLERMGEKIARSLRTVIEPFVQVRTQVTAVPLSTRSFDDWLEAQPNLISLSHYRLQPMKGGMLIAVPADFVAALIERFYGGQSGPQPNAGKRLEFSASEELLLARLLEKVSSIMVEAWRDVMPVEANLAQRETSRFHIRFVRPDDQVVIQNFTITPTEGTPATITVLYPLAMLRPIEEQMSKRVVDEAPSGNSAWKSMLAASLAEVQLPVRSILARPEISLAQLMSLKAGDVIPIQILPRTPLLIASRTVAEGQIGEQDGRAAMLIERVG; translated from the coding sequence ATGACGGGAGCCGACGCCGGCGATCCTTCGGGACTCGAAAGCGGCGACATCCTGAGCGAAGGCCTGGAGCAGGCGATCGCGGCGGCCACGGCGGCGCGTCCGGCGGCGGAGGTTCGCGCCTTCGCACTCGGCAGCGACAGCTTCCGCCCGGCCGAGCGCCTGACCGGACTGGAGCGGATGGGCGAGAAGATCGCCCGCTCGCTCCGCACCGTGATCGAGCCGTTCGTGCAGGTCCGCACGCAGGTGACGGCGGTGCCGCTCTCGACGCGCTCGTTCGACGACTGGCTGGAGGCGCAGCCCAACCTCATCAGCCTCAGCCATTATCGGCTGCAGCCGATGAAGGGCGGCATGCTGATCGCCGTGCCCGCCGATTTCGTGGCGGCGCTGATCGAGCGTTTCTATGGTGGCCAGAGCGGCCCGCAGCCCAATGCCGGCAAGCGGCTGGAATTTTCGGCGAGCGAGGAATTGCTGCTCGCCCGCCTGCTGGAGAAGGTCTCCTCGATCATGGTCGAGGCATGGCGCGACGTGATGCCGGTGGAAGCCAATCTCGCCCAGCGCGAGACGAGCCGCTTCCACATCCGCTTCGTGCGGCCGGACGATCAGGTGGTCATCCAGAATTTCACGATCACACCGACCGAGGGCACGCCCGCCACGATCACCGTCCTCTATCCGCTCGCCATGCTGCGCCCGATCGAGGAACAGATGTCGAAGCGCGTGGTGGACGAGGCGCCTTCGGGCAACAGCGCGTGGAAATCGATGCTGGCGGCCTCGCTGGCCGAGGTGCAGCTGCCCGTCCGCAGCATCCTCGCGCGGCCGGAAATCTCGCTCGCGCAGCTGATGAGCCTGAAGGCCGGCGACGTGATCCCGATCCAGATCCTGCCGCGCACGCCCCTGCTGATCGCGTCGCGCACCGTCGCGGAAGGCCAGATCGGCGAACAGGACGGCCGTGCGGCCATGTTGATTGAAAGAGTAGGCTGA